In Pyrenophora tritici-repentis strain M4 chromosome Unknown M4_contig_00021, whole genome shotgun sequence, a single window of DNA contains:
- a CDS encoding Methyltransf-12 multi-domain protein — protein sequence MASPRGELLVRIGENIIPIFKKEVNPLELMFGETNLMPRTYDQGFPGSIKPLLAKYLEALSFNRPNLRIMEVGAGTGSATEVILEVLGSRTTADLASIGRYHFTDLSGGFLERARKRFSKWSSLMEYDILDIERDPAAQGFQAESYDVVVATHVLHATADLQRTLANVRSLLKP from the exons ATGGCTAGTCCGCGTGGCGAGCTTCTCGTCCGTATTGGCGAAAACATCATTCCGATTTTCAAGAAGGAAGTCAACCCTTTGGAGCTCATGTTCGGTGAAACCAATTTGATGCCTCGAACTTACGACCAGGGGTTTCCTGGTAGTATCAAGCCGCTACTCGCAAAATATCTTGAAGCTCTTAGTTTCAACCGTCCGAATTTACGTATAATGGAAGTAGGAGCAGGAACAGGCAGTGCAACCGAAGTGATCCTAGAGGTCCTTGGATCCAGAACAACTGCAGACCTTGCGAGCATAGGTCGGTACCATTTCACGGATTTATCAGGTGGATTTCTTGAACGCGCAAGGAAACGGTTTAGTAAATGGTCCAGCCTTATGGAGTACGACATCTTGGATATTGAGCGTGACCCTGCGGCTCAAGGGTTTCAGGCGGAGTCGTACGACGTTGTAGTAGCAACCCAT GTACTTCATGCGACTGCAGACCTGCAGAGAACACTGGCCAACGTCAGATCTCTTTTGAAGCCGTAA
- a CDS encoding fatty acid synthase S-acetyltransferase, whose protein sequence is MTYAQFNAAIKPKVQGSLNLIEALPRSIDFFICLSSAAAVVGNRGQANYVAANTFQDALAEHLVLTGLPGLSINLGSVLTVGWVAENQQNLPISAAFGTLSEEELLSVIEYHIDPRMKAAASVDTCHTVAGLRSSAYFVQRGLPPPAFMQFPFFSHLLPSAGVHNTDGEKEIDFPINDLLKTADSLQTAGDAVSKAIGWKLSRVMSIPTEDIDLDRSLTSYGVDSLVTVDFRTWIMKDMAAIVQASDILSEKSMLQLGTEIAKLSSLVPKE, encoded by the coding sequence ATGACTTACGCGCAGTTTAATGCAGCCATCAAACCCAAAGTTCAAGGATCTTTGAATCTCATTGAAGCGCTTCCACGATCCATCGACTTCTTCATTTGTCTCTCATCAGCTGCTGCCGTTGTTGGCAACCGAGGACAAGCAAACTACGTAGCCGCGAATACATTCCAGGACGCGCTTGCTGAACATCTGGTCCTGACTGGCCTTCCCGGACTATCTATCAACCTGGGTAGCGTCCTTACCGTCGGATGGGTGGCTGAGAACCAGCAGAATTTACCGATCAGTGCGGCTTTTGGCACCCTCAGTGAAGAAGAACTGCTTTCAGTCATAGAGTATCACATTGATCCCCGTATGAAAGCAGCAGCCTCCGTCGATACGTGCCACACAGTTGCTGGGCTCCGCTCATCTGCATACTTCGTTCAGCGTGGCCTGCCACCACCGGCGTTCATGCAATTTCCATTCTTTTCCCATTTACTTCCATCAGCAGGCGTCCATAACACTGATGGAGAGAAAGAGATAGATTTTCCGATTAATGATTTGCTGAAAACTGCAGACTCTTTACAAACTGCAGGAGACGCAGTTTCTAAAGCAATTGGGTGGAAACTATCACGGGTGATGTCTATCCCAACGGAAGACATTGACCTAGACCGCTCACTGACCTCTTATGGAGTGGACTCTCTTGTGACCGTGGATTTCAGAACCTGGATCATGAAGGATATGGCTGCCATTGTGCAGGCATCAGACATATTGAGCGAGAAGAGTATGTTGCAACTAGGGACTGAAATTGCCAAATTGAGCAGCTTGGTTCCCAAAGAGTGA
- a CDS encoding HTH-Tnp-Tc5 domain containing protein has product MDPINAAIEFLESQPSNARSSYTKVAAQFGVSRHTLARQHQGKCFSHATKSLNQQLLSQQQELDLVNHIRQLTEEGLPPSRRMLQNFCTSIAKKPASLRWVSRFLQRHKDELKSHHGKGKDRLRHKADSLYKYEHWFQDLARILLKYHVRPGDIYNMDEKGFHLGRGEGTYRVFSRDSWERGGRRQPIQDGSREWLTVIAAVCANRSVVPPTILYASPLGNIQERWVKDIEYKDD; this is encoded by the coding sequence ATGGATCCAATTAATGCAGCGATTGAATTTTTAGAATCGCAGCCATCGAATGCACGATCCTCGTATACAAAAGTCGCTGCGCAGTTTGGTGTATCACGACACACGCTCGCTCGCCAACACCAAGGCAAATGTTTCTCACATGCCACCAAATCACTCAACCAGCAATTACTTAGTCAACAACAAGAGTTAGATCTTGTAAACCACATCAGACAATTAACAGAGGAGGGCTTGCCACCTTCTAGGCGTATGCTACAAAATTTCTGCACATCTATTGCTAAGAAGCCTGCCTCCCTACGTTGGGTGTCGCGCTTCCTTCAGCGTCACAAAGATGAGCTGAAATCACATCACGGCAAGGGGAAGGACCGACTCCGCCACAAGGCAGATTCCCTATACAAGTACGAGCACTGGTTTCAAGATTTAGCTAGGATCCTTCTTAAATATCACGTCAGGCCGGGtgatatatacaatatggatgagaagggcttccACCTTGGTAGAGGTGAAGGTACCTACAGAGTCTTTAGTAGGGACTCATGGGAGCGAGGGGGTCGTCGTCAACCTATACAGGACGGATCCAGAGAGTGGTTGACAGTGATAGCGGCTGTATGTGCTAATAGGAGCGTAGTCCCACCCACTATACTATACGCCTCGCCTTTAGGCAACATTCAAGAGCGCTGGGTAAAGGATATTGAGTACAAGGACGATTAG